From one Paenibacillus sp. FSL K6-1330 genomic stretch:
- a CDS encoding MFS transporter: protein MNKIAITDMTAQQVVQPADPRRWVALILILLPTLLISLNNYMMQVALPNMQDSLHASFAEAQLIFSGYSLGLAVALILGGRLGDMYGRKRMLRIGVLGFTVMSVFGGFVSSPLLLINVRVIQGLSAAMIQPQVLSIIQRTFPPSEKGLVFAIYGAVIGTGFTLGLILGGVLVDWNWFGLGWRLVFWFNVPFGLLVITGLPIVPESRGPGKQRIDWIGTLLLIFGLFLLIYPLTVGQKQGWPSWTWGCVLLSILILLAFIVLQKRKGKEQDTPPLMDLSIFRIRSFRRGVFTEMMIYLSMFSFFFILNYFLQTGLHFNLKTTSLVFLPLGLGLFVTSLLSSRMVNRWGNTVLRSGALIMGISILLLVVSLNMDPIHLFHIHNILILSLYGIGLAMATTPLANMILSSVPAASAGTGSGLFTTMMYLANVLGVAFISILFTHSLGLSLSDASLADYVRAFSITAGASGLLAFMASICLGLKRYRVERS from the coding sequence ATGAATAAAATCGCTATAACGGATATGACAGCACAACAGGTAGTCCAGCCAGCTGATCCACGCCGCTGGGTCGCTCTTATTCTGATCCTGCTTCCGACTCTTCTGATCTCTCTGAACAATTATATGATGCAGGTTGCACTTCCTAATATGCAAGACAGCCTGCACGCCAGTTTTGCCGAGGCACAGCTTATTTTCTCAGGGTATTCATTAGGTCTTGCTGTGGCCTTGATCTTGGGCGGAAGGCTGGGTGACATGTATGGCAGAAAACGAATGCTGCGCATTGGGGTTTTGGGCTTTACGGTGATGAGTGTATTCGGGGGATTCGTTTCAAGTCCACTTCTACTCATTAACGTGCGCGTCATCCAGGGGTTATCGGCGGCGATGATTCAACCACAGGTCCTATCCATAATCCAGCGAACCTTTCCTCCGAGCGAAAAAGGGTTGGTTTTTGCAATCTACGGAGCGGTGATCGGGACAGGATTCACGCTTGGTTTAATCCTTGGCGGAGTTTTGGTGGATTGGAACTGGTTTGGGCTTGGCTGGCGATTGGTATTTTGGTTTAATGTGCCTTTTGGCCTCCTTGTGATTACAGGCCTGCCGATCGTCCCTGAGTCCCGCGGACCTGGAAAGCAAAGAATTGATTGGATTGGGACATTGCTGCTCATATTCGGGTTATTCTTGCTGATTTATCCACTCACGGTGGGGCAAAAACAGGGATGGCCATCATGGACATGGGGATGCGTACTGTTATCGATTCTGATTCTCCTTGCCTTTATTGTTTTGCAGAAACGGAAGGGAAAGGAGCAGGATACACCGCCGCTCATGGATCTTTCCATTTTTCGAATACGTTCTTTTCGTCGGGGAGTCTTCACGGAGATGATGATTTACCTCAGCATGTTCTCATTTTTCTTCATATTGAATTACTTTCTGCAAACAGGATTGCATTTCAATCTGAAGACAACAAGCTTGGTCTTTCTGCCCCTGGGTTTGGGGTTGTTTGTTACCTCGTTGCTGTCATCCCGGATGGTCAATCGATGGGGGAACACTGTATTAAGGTCAGGCGCGCTAATTATGGGCATTAGCATACTCCTGCTTGTAGTATCACTGAATATGGATCCCATTCATTTGTTTCATATCCATAATATCCTTATTCTATCGTTGTATGGAATAGGTCTGGCTATGGCGACAACGCCGCTTGCGAATATGATTCTTAGCAGTGTACCAGCGGCATCAGCAGGAACAGGCTCGGGTTTGTTCACCACCATGATGTATCTGGCTAATGTATTGGGCGTTGCATTTATAAGCATTTTGTTCACTCACTCGCTTGGGCTGTCCCTCTCAGATGCAAGCCTGGCGGATTATGTAAGAGCCTTCTCGATCACTGCTGGAGCTAGTGGATTATTAGCTTTCATGGCTTCTATTTGCTTAGGTTTAAAGCGCTACCGGGTCGAGAGAAGCTAG
- the thrS gene encoding threonine--tRNA ligase, which yields MSIVVTLPDGSQKEYPAQTTMSRIAESIHSGLKKQAVAAKVNGKLVDLDYELCQDAEVSIITLDSEDGLYVYRHSAAHLMAQAVKRIYGRKSVHFGVGPVIEDGFYYDMDLGHSITTDDLIAIEREMQKIVQEDLPIIRREVGRQEAERIFKDDPYKMELIRELPEDEVISVYEQGEFVDLCRGPHLPSTGRIKAFKLMSVAGAYWRGNSDNKMLQRIYGTAFPKKSQLEEHLLLLEEAKKRDHRKLGKELGLFMFSEEAPGMPFFLPNGMIIRNELEQFARELQFHSDYDEVRTPLMMNKRLWEMSGHWDHYKDNMYFTQVEETEYALKPMNCPGHMLVYKNSLHSYRELPIRISEFGQVHRHEFSGALNGMMRVRTFCQDDAHIFVRPDQIQEEIKQVINFISQVYQIFGFDYTIELSTRPDDSMGSEELWEQAESSLQQVLDQLGLPYRINEGDGAFYGPKIDFHILDSLKRSWQCGTIQLDFQFPEKFDLSYIGEDNQKHRPVVIHRAVFGSIERFIGILTEHYGGAFPMWLSPVQVMIIPVSDHYIDYSLKVKKRLENAGIRVNVDVRNEKLGYKIREAGLLKTPYTLVLGEKEMNSDHVSVRKRGEGELGESALDDVIARLRKEIESRGYES from the coding sequence ATGTCAATTGTAGTAACGCTGCCGGACGGAAGCCAAAAGGAGTATCCCGCACAAACGACGATGAGCCGCATCGCGGAATCCATTCATTCAGGTCTAAAGAAACAGGCTGTTGCCGCCAAAGTGAATGGGAAACTCGTGGATTTGGATTATGAGCTGTGTCAAGATGCAGAAGTAAGTATTATAACGCTGGATTCAGAGGATGGACTATACGTGTATCGGCACAGCGCGGCTCATCTGATGGCCCAGGCCGTTAAACGGATCTATGGCAGGAAGTCCGTCCATTTTGGGGTAGGACCTGTCATTGAGGATGGTTTTTATTACGATATGGATCTGGGGCATTCGATTACAACCGATGATTTGATTGCCATTGAGCGAGAAATGCAGAAGATCGTTCAGGAAGACCTGCCGATTATTCGCAGGGAGGTTGGTCGTCAGGAGGCCGAACGTATTTTCAAAGATGACCCATACAAGATGGAGCTGATCCGTGAATTGCCGGAGGACGAGGTCATTTCGGTGTATGAGCAGGGGGAGTTCGTTGATTTATGCAGGGGGCCGCATCTTCCTTCAACGGGCAGAATCAAGGCATTCAAATTAATGAGTGTGGCAGGTGCTTATTGGCGGGGGAACTCGGACAATAAAATGCTGCAACGAATATACGGAACAGCGTTTCCGAAAAAGTCGCAGCTCGAGGAGCATCTATTGCTGCTGGAAGAGGCCAAGAAACGGGATCATCGGAAGCTGGGAAAAGAGCTGGGGCTCTTTATGTTCTCAGAAGAAGCGCCCGGCATGCCTTTCTTTTTGCCAAACGGGATGATCATCCGCAATGAGCTGGAGCAATTTGCAAGAGAACTTCAATTCCATAGCGATTATGATGAAGTGCGCACGCCGCTGATGATGAACAAGCGGCTGTGGGAAATGTCCGGTCATTGGGATCACTACAAAGACAATATGTATTTCACGCAAGTGGAGGAGACGGAGTATGCGCTGAAGCCGATGAACTGTCCAGGGCATATGTTAGTCTACAAAAATTCGCTGCACTCCTACAGAGAGCTGCCCATTCGTATTTCCGAATTTGGTCAGGTGCACCGCCATGAGTTCTCAGGCGCGCTTAACGGCATGATGCGGGTGCGCACGTTTTGTCAGGATGATGCGCATATTTTTGTGAGACCTGATCAGATCCAGGAAGAAATCAAGCAGGTTATTAATTTTATCAGCCAGGTTTATCAAATTTTTGGCTTTGATTATACAATCGAGTTATCGACAAGACCTGATGATTCTATGGGCTCTGAAGAATTGTGGGAGCAGGCGGAGTCATCGCTCCAGCAGGTGCTGGACCAACTAGGGCTGCCGTACCGAATTAATGAAGGGGATGGCGCGTTTTATGGACCGAAAATCGATTTTCATATCTTGGATTCCTTAAAGCGAAGCTGGCAATGCGGTACCATCCAACTGGATTTTCAATTCCCTGAAAAATTCGATCTTTCGTATATCGGAGAGGATAACCAGAAGCATCGGCCGGTTGTTATTCACCGGGCGGTATTTGGATCCATCGAGCGATTTATCGGGATTCTTACAGAGCATTACGGTGGGGCTTTCCCGATGTGGCTCTCTCCCGTACAGGTTATGATCATTCCGGTGTCAGATCACTATATCGATTACTCGTTAAAGGTGAAGAAACGTCTGGAGAATGCCGGCATACGGGTGAATGTCGATGTAAGAAATGAAAAGCTGGGTTATAAAATCCGTGAAGCGGGTCTGTTGAAAACGCCTTACACGCTGGTTCTTGGCGAGAAGGAAATGAACTCCGATCACGTATCGGTCCGTAAACGGGGCGAGGGCGAACTTGGTGAGAGTGCCCTAGATGATGTGATCGCAAGGCTTCGGAAAGAGATCGAGTCCAGAGGATATGAATCCTAA
- a CDS encoding ClbS/DfsB family four-helix bundle protein, with product MMKERVPLQTYQSKEALITEIQKTYKLFDQEFDDVPEDKRNLRIGEVDRTPQEMIAYQLGWLTLVMSWEKDELAGKEVTTPTPDYKWNQLGALYQQFYHTYDAHSLEELRSLLKQRIEEWCEWINQLSEEELFHSGVRKWTVTSANWPMWKWLHINSVAPFKSFRSKIRKWKKYDG from the coding sequence ATGATGAAGGAGAGGGTACCGTTGCAAACGTACCAGAGCAAAGAAGCTTTAATCACTGAAATTCAAAAAACGTACAAGCTTTTTGACCAAGAATTTGATGATGTTCCAGAGGATAAAAGGAATCTGCGTATAGGCGAAGTGGACAGAACACCCCAAGAGATGATCGCCTATCAGCTCGGATGGCTAACGCTGGTGATGAGCTGGGAGAAGGATGAACTTGCGGGTAAAGAAGTTACGACGCCAACCCCTGACTATAAATGGAATCAATTGGGGGCGTTGTATCAGCAATTCTATCATACGTATGATGCACATTCTTTGGAAGAATTACGTTCGTTGTTGAAGCAGAGGATAGAAGAATGGTGTGAATGGATCAACCAACTGAGTGAGGAAGAGTTATTTCATTCGGGTGTTCGCAAGTGGACGGTAACCAGTGCCAACTGGCCGATGTGGAAATGGCTGCATATCAATTCCGTCGCACCGTTCAAAAGCTTCAGAAGCAAAATCAGAAAGTGGAAGAAGTACGACGGCTAG
- a CDS encoding GNAT family N-acetyltransferase, producing the protein MIRRLLPEELGSLLDTINREQHFLYYSYLTCRKNQTVHYGQFSEQGELLGVTAFLRGLPFYAFSVYPLQTSFRFQSVLSRMKRDLELPDGELGSFIVNEDEWEVLNLETDVMKPPAGILLMKHRHLEDLPLGDDEVFRLDPSYYDMIESKMVEFNTIAFAKEELQTPFYGVIQDQELIAVGGYHIYSDDYVELGNIGTDAAWRRQGYGKKVCAELTRKGRAITPHVYLNVLEKNVNAIRLYQSLGYVTVCKQYIVEFAL; encoded by the coding sequence GTGATTCGCAGACTTTTGCCTGAAGAGCTGGGGAGCCTCTTAGATACGATCAACAGGGAACAGCATTTCTTATATTATTCCTACCTTACGTGTCGGAAGAATCAGACCGTTCATTATGGGCAGTTCTCAGAACAGGGAGAGCTGCTGGGTGTTACGGCTTTTCTGAGAGGGTTGCCTTTCTATGCCTTTTCGGTGTATCCTCTTCAGACATCATTTCGATTTCAGTCCGTGCTGTCCCGAATGAAACGAGATCTGGAATTACCTGATGGGGAACTAGGGAGCTTTATCGTGAATGAGGATGAATGGGAGGTTCTTAATCTTGAGACTGATGTGATGAAACCTCCCGCAGGCATCCTACTCATGAAGCATCGGCACCTTGAAGATTTGCCGTTAGGAGATGACGAGGTGTTTCGTTTAGACCCTTCATACTATGATATGATCGAGTCGAAAATGGTGGAATTCAATACGATAGCTTTTGCAAAGGAAGAGCTTCAAACCCCCTTCTATGGGGTTATTCAGGATCAGGAGCTCATCGCTGTCGGCGGATACCATATCTATAGCGATGATTATGTTGAGCTTGGGAATATTGGCACGGATGCTGCGTGGAGAAGACAGGGGTACGGCAAAAAGGTATGCGCGGAATTGACCCGTAAGGGGCGTGCAATCACTCCCCATGTGTATCTGAATGTGCTGGAGAAGAACGTAAACGCGATCCGGTTATATCAGTCCCTGGGATATGTTACGGTGTGCAAACAGTACATCGTGGAATTCGCTTTGTAG
- a CDS encoding glycoside hydrolase family 88 protein, whose amino-acid sequence MWSSAIKDAVEKIRKNMDTYGTRFPHVSRDGAYLLNDNDDWTNGFWSGLLWLCYEYTGDEAFRLGAVRTVEDFRQRFADKRVLDHHDIGFLYSLSSKAEWIVDKNESARELTLQAADLLLKRWRPGGGYIQAWGPEGDEQEGGRIIIDCLMNLPLLFWAELQTGKSQYREIAIMQAEKTRRYLVRGDDSSYHTFFFDPHTGEPIGGATHQGYTNGSTWTRGQAWGVYGFALAYHYTGDHVYLETSKRMARYFLAHLPEDHVALWDFNAPVTAETYRDSSASAIVAAGLLELIGHLEEEDSDRADFEQGLKDSMTSLVRNYSTIGQEAEGLLQHGSYHVRGGLSPDDFMIWGDYFYLEALIRMETGSKGYWYER is encoded by the coding sequence ATGTGGAGCAGTGCGATTAAAGACGCCGTAGAAAAAATCCGGAAGAACATGGATACCTACGGGACAAGATTTCCCCACGTCAGTAGGGACGGAGCTTATTTGTTGAATGACAATGACGACTGGACGAACGGCTTCTGGAGTGGCCTTCTCTGGCTATGTTATGAATACACAGGTGACGAGGCCTTCAGATTGGGGGCGGTGCGAACCGTAGAAGATTTCCGCCAACGCTTTGCGGATAAGCGGGTGCTGGATCATCACGATATCGGATTTCTGTATTCCTTGTCCTCCAAAGCGGAATGGATCGTTGATAAGAACGAGAGTGCCCGCGAGTTGACACTTCAGGCTGCGGACTTGCTGCTGAAACGCTGGCGTCCGGGCGGAGGATATATTCAGGCCTGGGGTCCTGAAGGGGATGAACAGGAGGGAGGCCGCATCATTATCGATTGTTTGATGAATCTGCCGCTCCTGTTCTGGGCTGAACTGCAAACCGGAAAGTCCCAATATCGAGAAATTGCAATCATGCAGGCGGAGAAGACAAGGCGTTATCTGGTGCGGGGAGATGACAGTTCATACCACACCTTCTTCTTTGATCCGCATACCGGGGAACCGATCGGAGGTGCTACGCATCAAGGCTATACAAACGGGTCGACATGGACGCGGGGACAAGCCTGGGGGGTATACGGCTTCGCACTGGCTTACCATTATACAGGAGATCATGTATACCTCGAGACTTCTAAAAGAATGGCAAGGTATTTCCTTGCGCACTTACCGGAGGATCATGTCGCCCTTTGGGACTTTAATGCTCCCGTAACCGCCGAGACTTATCGCGACAGCTCGGCTTCCGCTATTGTGGCAGCAGGCTTGCTGGAACTGATTGGACATTTGGAGGAGGAGGATTCCGATAGAGCCGACTTTGAACAAGGTCTTAAGGATTCCATGACCTCGTTGGTACGAAATTATTCCACGATCGGCCAAGAGGCAGAGGGCCTGCTGCAGCATGGCTCTTATCATGTGCGCGGCGGATTGTCCCCGGATGATTTCATGATCTGGGGGGATTATTTTTACCTGGAAGCTTTGATTCGGATGGAGACCGGCAGCAAGGGGTACTGGTATGAACGCTGA
- a CDS encoding alginate lyase family protein — protein sequence MNADATEVSVDAVLAVLNLEDSAMRPMQDADDEGQRHDIMSKLHKYFSCRRTPGWWTSSEDKQRITEYVKHYCADELETVMKTADEVVRQTFLFRFPWDMERSVVPVTFDGDIDWCHIPDQDVEWAYMLNRHRYWVALGQAYAMTGDEKYAEVLGRQLEDWIDRNPVPQEPTTDTLTWRPIEAGLRSVNWIKALRYMIGSPSLTPSLLGKALISLHEHGEYLAASFTSWKHISNWGVLETCGLYHIALFFPEFSKSARWREMGEERLKETARLQIMADGIHWEQSPTYHHEVLACYLDCVHLANLNGLELDGPFRRTVREMAGASLYWAKPNHRQPMLGDSDDSDIRSILTYAAWLFGDSVLRFGGNARPDYDNAWLFGIEGIRDYKAMVPSEPLYLSRAFTHSGHYTMRTGWDEEALYLYFHCGPLGGGHGHADMLHIDLHAYGRDLLTDLGRYNYSDHTPLRTALKESSAHNTTVVDGIGFTGVKDTWSFDRIAGPLGCKWISRPEFDYVEGAHDGYLYGNEPLYPRRRIIFIKPYYWLLIDSLVCLEQHTFTQHFHFPHPPGEVLMEAESLICRTNTLGEANLSIIPVTTDGLRAEVGEGVISREYNLLEPNANAAYSRTGKGLISIMQVLYPHRPGETAAPRVRKVPVYRHTGERVHDGQAEACGVQLPGMEEEFILVVSHRAPSGHYDSYVVEGMQIFGEVVLMTLQGRNKQVTVII from the coding sequence ATGAACGCTGATGCTACGGAAGTTTCGGTGGATGCCGTTTTAGCGGTTTTGAATCTGGAGGATTCCGCCATGCGTCCGATGCAAGATGCAGACGACGAAGGTCAACGGCACGATATAATGAGTAAGCTGCACAAGTACTTCTCTTGTCGGAGGACACCCGGATGGTGGACGAGCAGTGAGGATAAGCAAAGAATTACGGAATATGTGAAGCATTACTGTGCAGATGAACTGGAAACCGTGATGAAGACAGCGGATGAGGTGGTGCGGCAGACGTTCCTGTTCCGCTTTCCATGGGATATGGAACGGAGTGTAGTGCCCGTCACATTTGACGGTGATATAGACTGGTGCCATATTCCCGATCAAGACGTGGAGTGGGCTTATATGCTGAATCGCCACCGTTATTGGGTTGCGCTAGGACAAGCGTATGCGATGACAGGCGATGAGAAGTATGCGGAGGTGCTTGGCCGCCAGCTTGAAGACTGGATAGATCGGAATCCTGTCCCCCAAGAACCTACGACGGATACGTTGACATGGCGCCCGATCGAAGCGGGTCTGCGCAGTGTGAACTGGATCAAGGCACTTCGATACATGATCGGCAGTCCATCCCTGACTCCGTCGCTGCTCGGTAAAGCGCTGATTTCGCTTCACGAGCATGGGGAGTATCTGGCTGCTTCCTTCACCAGCTGGAAGCATATCAGCAACTGGGGTGTCCTGGAGACTTGCGGTTTATACCATATTGCACTGTTCTTCCCCGAGTTTAGCAAGTCGGCAAGGTGGCGGGAAATGGGGGAAGAGAGACTGAAGGAGACGGCCCGGCTCCAGATCATGGCGGATGGGATTCACTGGGAGCAATCGCCAACGTACCATCATGAGGTGCTGGCTTGTTATCTTGACTGCGTTCACCTCGCCAATCTCAACGGGTTGGAGCTTGACGGTCCATTTCGGCGTACGGTCCGCGAGATGGCCGGAGCCTCCCTGTACTGGGCGAAGCCGAATCACAGGCAGCCGATGCTGGGAGACAGCGACGACAGCGATATCCGTTCCATTCTGACCTATGCCGCGTGGTTATTTGGGGATTCCGTTCTGCGCTTTGGCGGCAATGCTCGGCCGGATTATGATAATGCCTGGCTGTTCGGCATAGAGGGAATCCGTGATTATAAAGCAATGGTTCCTTCGGAACCGCTATACCTGAGCAGAGCATTTACCCATTCCGGTCATTATACAATGCGAACGGGCTGGGACGAAGAAGCGCTGTACCTTTATTTTCACTGCGGTCCGCTCGGGGGAGGCCACGGGCACGCTGATATGCTGCATATTGATCTCCATGCCTACGGCCGTGATCTGCTCACCGATCTTGGGAGGTACAACTATAGCGATCATACACCGCTGAGAACAGCATTAAAGGAGAGCTCAGCCCATAACACAACTGTTGTCGACGGAATCGGATTTACCGGGGTCAAGGACACCTGGTCTTTCGACCGGATTGCGGGGCCACTAGGCTGCAAATGGATCAGCAGGCCGGAGTTTGACTATGTCGAGGGGGCGCATGACGGCTATCTCTATGGGAATGAGCCGTTGTATCCGCGCAGAAGGATCATCTTTATCAAGCCATACTATTGGCTGCTGATCGACAGCTTGGTGTGCCTTGAGCAGCATACCTTTACTCAGCATTTTCATTTTCCACACCCTCCAGGAGAAGTCTTGATGGAAGCGGAATCATTGATTTGCCGTACAAACACCCTTGGGGAAGCGAATCTATCCATCATCCCCGTAACCACAGACGGCCTGCGTGCGGAAGTGGGCGAGGGCGTGATCTCCCGTGAGTATAACCTGCTGGAACCTAATGCGAATGCGGCCTACTCCCGGACTGGGAAAGGTTTGATCAGCATCATGCAGGTGCTTTATCCTCATCGTCCAGGCGAAACAGCCGCTCCGCGAGTCCGTAAGGTACCTGTATATCGTCATACGGGCGAACGGGTTCATGACGGGCAAGCTGAGGCATGCGGGGTTCAGCTCCCGGGAATGGAAGAGGAGTTTATTCTCGTTGTTAGTCACCGTGCGCCATCCGGTCATTATGATTCTTATGTGGTGGAGGGCATGCAGATCTTCGGAGAGGTTGTGCTGATGACCCTCCAAGGAAGAAATAAGCAAGTAACCGTAATCATTTAA
- a CDS encoding AraC family transcriptional regulator: MQLTQDYRDKKVSPLTLNIVNAEVHSLFDQFTDLVQGSSQFSEWQEHISIPPAVGQGSIRRTRIRSGMEIVVTDITFAQDMKLHIQEACQLFELSYCLNGEIYCEWNGRESFTEKMTGNVLFFEDELVYEEKKAGIRQHMLEIRLSPQELLHYAGDITEKHRMESWLHRHKGQIDEYPNTPAIHKCVSDMMNCSYNGTMKRLYMESKAMELIALFAEVEGHETVGGNRFLSRDDLSKLEQARQLVIHHFEQPLSIQQLARRVGLNEFKLKKGFRERFGITIFELVRKQRMEKAIWYMETEGYNVGETAVSVGYSNASNFATTFRKYYGCNPGEYLKAIGHSRTSSP; the protein is encoded by the coding sequence ATGCAGCTAACGCAAGATTACAGGGATAAGAAGGTGTCACCATTGACTTTAAATATCGTGAATGCCGAGGTTCATAGCCTTTTTGATCAGTTCACAGATCTCGTTCAGGGATCTTCCCAGTTTAGCGAATGGCAGGAGCATATCTCCATACCACCGGCGGTGGGACAGGGAAGCATCAGGAGGACACGGATTCGTTCAGGCATGGAGATCGTAGTGACGGATATTACCTTCGCACAAGATATGAAGCTTCACATTCAGGAAGCATGCCAGCTGTTTGAGTTAAGCTACTGTTTGAACGGCGAAATTTATTGTGAGTGGAATGGAAGGGAAAGCTTCACGGAGAAGATGACAGGCAACGTTCTCTTTTTTGAGGATGAGCTGGTATATGAAGAGAAGAAGGCCGGCATTAGGCAGCATATGCTTGAGATTCGTTTGTCCCCCCAAGAGCTGCTTCATTATGCTGGAGACATCACCGAGAAACACAGGATGGAATCATGGCTGCATCGGCATAAAGGGCAAATCGACGAATATCCGAACACGCCTGCTATCCATAAATGCGTATCGGATATGATGAACTGCAGTTATAACGGTACGATGAAACGATTGTACATGGAGAGCAAGGCGATGGAACTCATCGCATTGTTTGCGGAGGTTGAAGGACATGAGACGGTGGGCGGCAACCGTTTTCTAAGCCGTGACGATCTGTCCAAGTTGGAGCAAGCCAGACAATTAGTCATCCATCATTTTGAACAGCCGCTATCGATTCAACAGTTAGCAAGAAGAGTTGGACTGAATGAATTCAAATTGAAAAAGGGGTTCCGCGAACGATTCGGCATCACGATTTTCGAACTTGTGCGCAAGCAAAGAATGGAGAAGGCCATCTGGTACATGGAAACGGAAGGCTATAATGTCGGAGAAACGGCCGTATCTGTCGGCTACAGCAATGCCAGCAATTTCGCGACTACCTTTCGCAAGTATTATGGCTGTAATCCGGGAGAATATCTGAAAGCTATAGGTCACAGCCGTACGTCAAGCCCTTAA
- a CDS encoding DUF421 domain-containing protein, producing MDMYMDLGVKLVISFFGLWIITFVTGRKTISQLTPLDFLSSLILSEIVGASLYDDKVNIYHLLFALALWTTMSYLFEKATTRFVKFGYLTEGRAVLLIDNGKLNQKLLNKYDMEYKQLLSMLRRQSIFSLTEVKYAILETDGSLSVMRKPEYEPPTAQDMGMEAKADTFTVTVIDKGKLLEESMLGKPIDHSEIKSKAREQGFDSLEEIAYAEYGDDGKLHVYSKREVLE from the coding sequence ATGGACATGTATATGGATTTAGGGGTTAAACTGGTCATCAGCTTTTTTGGGTTATGGATAATCACTTTTGTTACGGGGAGAAAAACCATCAGCCAGCTTACACCGCTTGATTTCTTGTCTTCCTTAATTCTGAGTGAAATTGTCGGGGCAAGCCTCTACGATGATAAGGTAAACATATATCATTTGTTATTCGCTCTTGCGCTCTGGACGACGATGTCTTACCTCTTCGAGAAGGCAACCACCCGCTTCGTTAAGTTCGGATATTTAACGGAAGGCCGGGCGGTCCTTCTGATCGATAACGGAAAGCTCAACCAAAAATTGCTGAACAAATACGATATGGAATATAAACAACTGTTATCCATGCTGAGACGGCAAAGCATTTTCTCGTTAACTGAAGTCAAATACGCCATTCTGGAAACGGACGGATCGCTGTCCGTCATGCGTAAACCCGAGTACGAGCCTCCTACGGCCCAGGATATGGGCATGGAAGCCAAAGCGGACACCTTTACGGTAACGGTCATCGACAAGGGAAAGCTGCTCGAGGAATCGATGCTGGGCAAACCCATTGATCATAGCGAGATCAAATCGAAAGCCCGGGAACAAGGTTTTGACTCCTTGGAGGAGATCGCTTACGCGGAATATGGAGATGACGGGAAGCTTCATGTTTATTCTAAAAGGGAGGTTCTGGAATGA